The Candidatus Caldatribacterium sp. region TTCCGGGAAAAGATTCTTGAAGTCCTTGAAGAGGCAAAGGACCTCCTTTCCACCTTGGAGGAAAAAGACCTTGAGGCTTTCTTTTCGTGCTTTGAGAGCTGGCGAAAGAAGCGGCTCTTTTTCTGGGCTCGGGGGCGGAGTTTCCTTGTCCTCAAGGGTTTTGCCATGCGCCTCATGCACCTTGGGTACACCGTGCACATTGTGGGGGAGGTGACTTGTCCGGCAATCCGGGAAGGAGACGTCCTCGTTGTGGCTTCTGGCTCAGGGCACACCTCTTCGGTCCTTC contains the following coding sequences:
- a CDS encoding SIS domain-containing protein; the protein is MPFREKILEVLEEAKDLLSTLEEKDLEAFFSCFESWRKKRLFFWARGRSFLVLKGFAMRLMHLGYTVHIVGEVTCPAIREGDVLVVASGSGHTSSVLLFAEKARSLGALVFAFLGKRGTPLEAVAHHALAFSPEKTRATRQLFTGGGGTRFEDALWLLCDACILALVAGKEEEAYRLMMEKHANLE